The genomic region GACAGGGACTCAGCCATCAGCCCCCTCCCCTCCTCCATTCGGTTGCATGACGGTGACCCGATCACCGGTCAGGCCGATCGACGCGCCTGTCGCACCGAAAAGGCCCACAATTTGGGTAGCGCCAAGAAGAATGCCGGCGACGAGAACGACGTACATCAGCCGCCGCGCGAAATCGTTCAACTCGCCGCCGAAAATCAGCATGCCGCCCGCTATCGCGACCGCGGCAAGCGCAATGTACCCAGCGACAGGACCGGTGATTGACTCTTGGATCTGCTGGAGAGGCCCCTCCCAGGGAAGCCCGCCGCCACCTGAGCTCGCAAGCGCTGGCGCGATCGAGGCAAAGATGAGCGGAGCTGCTAACAGCGCGCTAGAGATATTCTTGTTCTTACGCGACATGCCGCGCCTCCTGTTCTTCCGTGAGCTGGTCAGATTCGATTTCGTATTGGCCACCTGCAAAGCGTTCGACCTGGATGACGTCGCGAACGCGCCGCCCACGCGGCGTCCGCTCTATCGATATGATGAGATCGACCGCTTCTCCGATCACCTCGTGCATGGGCTGGTGGCTCGCTTCGGCCGTTAGTTGCTCAAGACGGCGGAGCGCTGACATGGCGGTGTTTGAGTGGATCGTTGCCACGCCACCCGGATGGCCGGTGTTCCAGGCCTTGAGCAATGTGAGGGCAGCACCGTCGCGGACCTCGCCCACTACAATCCGGTCAGGGCGCAGGCGCATGGTGCTCTTCAGCAACCGCGCCATATCAACCGTATCGCTGGTGTGCAGAAGCACCGCGTTTTCGGCCGCGCACTGAATTTCGGCTGTATCTTCGAGAATGACGAGCCGGTCTTCTGGTGCGCTCTTCACGATCTCCTGGATCACTGCATTTGCGAGGGTCGTCTTGCCGGAGCCGGTCCCACCGGAAATGATGATGTTCAGACGCGAGGCGATTGCGCTGC from Sinorhizobium mexicanum harbors:
- the trbB gene encoding P-type conjugative transfer ATPase TrbB — protein: MTQLRSHPRLLRKLQEALGDQLCVALDDPSVTEIMLNPDGKLFIERLGHGVAPAGEMSSAAAEMVIGTVAHALQSEVDTDQPIISGELPIGGHRFEGLLPPVVTKPAFTIRRRASRLIPLDDYVRSAVMTEAQATTIRSAIASRLNIIISGGTGSGKTTLANAVIQEIVKSAPEDRLVILEDTAEIQCAAENAVLLHTSDTVDMARLLKSTMRLRPDRIVVGEVRDGAALTLLKAWNTGHPGGVATIHSNTAMSALRRLEQLTAEASHQPMHEVIGEAVDLIISIERTPRGRRVRDVIQVERFAGGQYEIESDQLTEEQEARHVA
- a CDS encoding TrbC/VirB2 family protein translates to MSRKNKNISSALLAAPLIFASIAPALASSGGGGLPWEGPLQQIQESITGPVAGYIALAAVAIAGGMLIFGGELNDFARRLMYVVLVAGILLGATQIVGLFGATGASIGLTGDRVTVMQPNGGGEGADG